A single region of the Aurantiacibacter sp. MUD11 genome encodes:
- a CDS encoding ABC transporter ATP-binding protein, whose protein sequence is MTDTILEISGLEKTYKGGVTALGGVDLSIKRGEIFALLGPNGAGKTTLIGSVCGMVRPTGGTIRAFGKDIARHWKEVRRDIGLVPQELSFDMFDKVIRQVRYSRGMFGYAPDEQRIEEVLKSLSLWDKRDVSIRELSGGMKRRVMIAKALSHDPQLLFLDEPTAGVDVELRRDMWRQIDALRERGTTIILTTHYIEEAEEMADRVGVINKGKILLVDDKDAIMAQLGRTEAHFTMEPALAALPPSLEKYPVHLEDDGARLVYRGGDGTGLGKREVAELAQAMTRENIGFAGIETRESTLEEIFVDLLAEREGA, encoded by the coding sequence GTGACCGACACCATCCTCGAAATTTCCGGCCTTGAGAAAACCTACAAGGGCGGTGTGACGGCGCTGGGCGGCGTCGATCTTTCCATCAAGCGCGGCGAGATTTTCGCGCTGCTGGGGCCGAACGGCGCGGGCAAGACCACGCTTATCGGCTCGGTCTGCGGCATGGTACGCCCCACCGGCGGCACGATCCGCGCGTTCGGCAAGGACATCGCCAGGCACTGGAAAGAAGTGCGCCGCGATATCGGGCTGGTGCCGCAGGAACTCAGCTTCGATATGTTCGACAAGGTGATCCGGCAGGTGCGCTATTCGCGCGGCATGTTCGGCTACGCGCCGGACGAGCAGCGCATCGAGGAGGTGCTGAAGAGCCTCAGCCTGTGGGACAAGCGCGACGTTTCCATCCGCGAACTGTCGGGCGGGATGAAGCGCCGCGTGATGATCGCCAAGGCGCTGAGCCACGATCCGCAGCTGCTGTTCCTCGATGAGCCGACGGCGGGCGTCGATGTCGAACTGCGCCGCGACATGTGGCGGCAGATCGATGCCCTGCGCGAACGCGGCACCACCATTATCCTCACCACGCACTACATCGAGGAGGCCGAGGAAATGGCCGACCGTGTGGGCGTGATCAACAAGGGCAAGATCCTGCTGGTCGACGACAAGGATGCCATCATGGCGCAGCTGGGCCGGACGGAGGCGCACTTCACCATGGAGCCTGCGCTCGCCGCCCTGCCGCCCTCGCTGGAGAAATACCCGGTACACCTGGAGGACGACGGCGCGCGGCTGGTCTATCGCGGCGGCGATGGCACCGGTCTCGGCAAGCGCGAGGTTGCCGAACTGGCGCAGGCGATGACGCGCGAGAACATCGGTTTTGCCGGTATCGAGACGCGCGAGAGCACGCTGGAGGAAATCTTCGTCGACCTGCTGGCAGAGCGGGAGGGCGCGTAA
- a CDS encoding ABC transporter permease yields MAFNARGAFAIFKNEVMRMFRTAFGSIASPVITTSLYLVVFGAAIGSRMELPGGVDYASFIVPGLLMLTLLTESTSNASFGIYMPKFTGAIYELLSAPVGVVETLIGFVGAAAVKSLILAAVILGTAALIVDYQIAHPILAFFYILLIAATFSLLGFIIGLWADGFEKLQIVPLLILMPLTFLGGTFYSIDMLGEPWRSVALINPVVYLVNGLRWTFLGTSDFPIGISLGATFAFLLICVGIITWIFKTGWRLRE; encoded by the coding sequence ATGGCCTTCAACGCCCGCGGCGCCTTCGCCATCTTCAAGAACGAGGTGATGCGCATGTTCCGCACCGCCTTCGGCTCGATCGCCTCGCCGGTGATCACCACCTCGCTCTACCTCGTCGTGTTCGGTGCCGCGATCGGCAGCCGGATGGAGCTGCCGGGCGGGGTCGACTACGCCTCCTTCATCGTGCCCGGCCTCCTGATGCTGACCCTGCTGACCGAGAGCACCAGCAACGCCAGCTTCGGTATCTACATGCCCAAGTTCACCGGGGCGATCTACGAACTGCTGTCGGCACCGGTCGGCGTGGTCGAGACGCTGATCGGGTTCGTCGGCGCGGCGGCGGTCAAATCGCTGATCCTCGCGGCGGTCATCCTCGGCACGGCGGCGCTGATCGTCGATTACCAGATCGCTCATCCGATCCTCGCCTTCTTCTACATCCTGCTGATCGCTGCGACCTTCTCGCTGCTGGGCTTCATCATCGGCCTGTGGGCGGACGGCTTCGAGAAGCTGCAGATCGTACCGCTACTGATCCTGATGCCGCTCACCTTCCTGGGCGGCACCTTCTATTCGATCGACATGCTCGGCGAACCGTGGCGGAGTGTCGCGCTGATCAACCCGGTGGTCTATCTCGTAAACGGGCTGCGCTGGACCTTCCTCGGCACCTCCGATTTCCCCATCGGCATCTCGCTGGGTGCGACCTTTGCCTTCCTGCTGATCTGCGTCGGCATAATCACGTGGATCTTCAAGACGGGGTGGCGCCTGCGCGAATGA
- a CDS encoding DUF481 domain-containing protein, whose amino-acid sequence MRKLAILATPLALIAAPAAAELPTAARAMIDAAIASGDAEQVEAVIATARTAFPDDSAEIDAIWTAYQAEQRELAAAEAAAEVEQIRQAGLFDNWSGEGQIGAFQSSGNTDEIGLSAALDLQREGIDWEHRLKFTADYRRQDGTTSREQFLARYEPRYQINDGLFAFGLAQYERDRRQGFSGRYSLSGGLGYKVIDTDTMELSVKAGPAYRVTQFIDGTETSRVAGLVGLDFDWQISDSIKFTQDANGTAETGGEALLIVDGANTSLTATTGLEVGVSDALRARLSWAVEYDSNPPAGAVSTDTLTRFTLVYGF is encoded by the coding sequence ATGAGAAAACTTGCCATCCTTGCCACTCCGCTGGCGCTGATTGCCGCGCCCGCAGCCGCCGAATTGCCCACCGCCGCGCGCGCCATGATCGACGCCGCGATTGCTTCAGGCGATGCCGAGCAGGTGGAGGCGGTGATCGCCACTGCGCGCACTGCCTTTCCGGACGACAGCGCCGAAATCGACGCCATCTGGACTGCCTACCAGGCCGAGCAACGCGAACTGGCCGCCGCCGAGGCCGCTGCCGAGGTCGAGCAGATTCGCCAGGCGGGCCTGTTCGACAACTGGAGCGGGGAAGGGCAGATCGGCGCCTTCCAGTCCTCCGGCAACACCGACGAAATCGGCCTCAGCGCGGCGCTTGATCTCCAGCGCGAGGGCATCGACTGGGAGCACCGGCTGAAGTTTACCGCCGACTATCGCCGGCAGGACGGCACGACCTCGCGCGAGCAATTCCTCGCCCGCTACGAACCGCGCTACCAGATCAACGACGGGCTGTTCGCCTTCGGCCTTGCCCAGTACGAGCGCGACCGGCGGCAGGGCTTTTCCGGGCGCTATTCGCTCTCCGGCGGCCTAGGCTACAAGGTGATCGATACCGACACCATGGAACTGTCGGTCAAGGCTGGCCCGGCCTACCGTGTCACCCAGTTCATCGACGGCACCGAAACCAGCCGCGTTGCCGGTCTCGTCGGGCTCGATTTTGACTGGCAGATTTCCGACAGCATCAAGTTTACGCAGGATGCCAACGGCACGGCGGAAACCGGCGGCGAGGCGCTGCTGATCGTCGATGGCGCGAACACCAGCCTGACCGCCACGACCGGCCTCGAAGTGGGCGTCAGCGATGCGCTGCGCGCCCGCCTTTCATGGGCCGTCGAGTATGACAGCAACCCGCCCGCCGGGGCTGTCAGCACCGATACGCTGACGCGGTTCACGCTCGTCTATGGCTTCTGA
- a CDS encoding polyprenyl synthetase family protein, with the protein MGLVLADDILATGLQRIQREIDAAFDALLPVPDDARARLVEAMRYATIDGGKRVRPMLLVTVAEMYGASREAAVRAGAAIEAIHVYSLIHDDLPCMDDDDLRHGKPTLHRKYDEATAVLAGDSLHALAFEVLGGTHVSNDPFIRAELVHALASASGHNGMAGGQVMDMAAEEEDFDLRGVTRLQQLKTGALLGAAVEMGAILGKVPEEGRAHLRAYARDIGLAFQIADDLLDEEGDEEKAGKALRKDAEQGKATFVSLMGADKAREQARALSEQAIGHLSGHGSEADLLRALARFIVERDR; encoded by the coding sequence ATGGGTCTGGTCCTCGCTGACGATATCCTCGCGACAGGCCTGCAGCGCATCCAGCGCGAGATCGATGCTGCCTTCGACGCGCTGCTGCCGGTGCCCGACGATGCCCGCGCGCGGCTGGTCGAGGCCATGCGTTATGCCACCATCGATGGCGGCAAGCGGGTGCGCCCGATGCTGCTGGTGACGGTGGCTGAGATGTACGGCGCCAGCCGCGAAGCGGCGGTGCGCGCCGGTGCGGCGATCGAGGCGATCCACGTCTACTCGCTGATCCACGACGACCTGCCGTGCATGGACGATGACGACCTGCGCCACGGCAAGCCGACGCTGCACCGCAAGTATGACGAGGCAACCGCAGTGCTGGCCGGGGATTCGCTCCACGCGCTCGCCTTCGAGGTGCTGGGCGGTACCCATGTCAGCAACGATCCCTTCATCCGCGCCGAACTGGTCCACGCGTTGGCCAGCGCCAGCGGCCACAACGGCATGGCCGGTGGCCAGGTGATGGATATGGCGGCGGAGGAAGAGGACTTCGACCTGCGCGGCGTCACTCGCCTGCAGCAGCTCAAGACCGGCGCCCTGCTGGGCGCGGCGGTGGAGATGGGCGCGATCCTCGGCAAGGTGCCGGAAGAAGGCAGGGCGCACCTGCGCGCCTATGCCCGCGATATCGGCCTCGCCTTCCAGATTGCCGACGACCTGCTGGACGAGGAAGGCGACGAGGAGAAGGCCGGCAAGGCGCTGCGCAAGGACGCAGAGCAGGGCAAGGCCACCTTCGTCAGCCTGATGGGCGCGGACAAGGCCCGCGAACAGGCCCGCGCGCTGTCCGAACAGGCCATTGGCCACCTTTCCGGACACGGTAGCGAGGCTGACCTGCTGCGCGCGCTGGCGCGGTTCATCGTCGAAAGGGACCGCTGA
- a CDS encoding 8'-apo-carotenoid 13,14-cleaving dioxygenase — protein MASVFESAARAALTPVLTGLASFNRRRLPSPDRNPFLHGIHAPLEAEQTFTNLKVTGTIPPQLDGQYVRIGPNPFGEHERGHHWFVGDGMVHGVKLQGGHVQWYRNRFIRSRDLARRGGPDAAGGPRRGFSDTVNTNVLRIGGDVMALVEAGSFPVALDDDLETRAYSDFSGGLTGSYTAHPHEDPRTGELHAICYDGAIADTLRHVVIDKTGKVLRETPVPVRHGPSVHDCGLTDRYVLVFDLPVCFSMKALIEGHRFPYRWKPDHQARVGLLPREGTGDQIVWCDVDPAFVFHIGNSFDMADGKVAVDVCAYETMFDGPMVGPFGKGRGLERWIIDPAGRTVRCETLDGRAQEFPRPDERRFCSDYRYLWCIGIPGDGKLDFHETLPLLRHDLTSGETITREFGGGRVPGEFVFVPREADAPEGDGWVMGYVVDPAKDETTLEICDAMTLDTVAAVHIPHRIPPGFHGNWLPA, from the coding sequence ATGGCATCGGTTTTCGAAAGCGCGGCGCGCGCGGCACTCACGCCGGTTCTCACCGGTCTTGCCAGTTTCAACCGACGCCGTTTGCCGTCCCCCGACCGGAACCCCTTCCTGCACGGCATTCACGCGCCGCTGGAAGCCGAGCAGACCTTCACCAACCTCAAGGTGACCGGCACCATTCCGCCACAGCTCGACGGGCAATATGTCCGCATCGGCCCGAACCCCTTCGGGGAGCACGAGAGGGGCCACCACTGGTTTGTCGGCGACGGCATGGTTCACGGCGTGAAGCTGCAGGGCGGCCACGTGCAATGGTATCGCAACCGCTTCATCCGTTCGCGCGACCTTGCCCGGCGGGGAGGTCCGGATGCGGCAGGTGGGCCACGTCGGGGTTTCAGCGATACGGTGAACACCAATGTCCTGCGTATCGGCGGAGATGTCATGGCGCTGGTGGAGGCGGGTTCCTTTCCCGTCGCGCTCGACGACGACCTGGAGACGCGTGCCTATTCGGACTTTTCCGGCGGGCTTACCGGCTCCTACACCGCGCATCCGCATGAGGACCCCAGGACCGGCGAACTGCATGCCATTTGCTACGACGGTGCCATCGCCGACACCTTGCGCCATGTGGTCATCGACAAGACGGGCAAGGTGCTGCGCGAGACTCCCGTACCCGTCCGGCATGGCCCTTCGGTGCACGATTGCGGGCTGACCGACCGCTACGTGCTGGTCTTCGACCTGCCGGTCTGCTTCTCGATGAAGGCGCTGATCGAAGGCCACCGCTTTCCCTATCGCTGGAAGCCCGACCACCAGGCGCGTGTGGGGCTGCTGCCGCGCGAAGGAACGGGCGACCAGATCGTCTGGTGCGACGTCGACCCGGCCTTCGTCTTCCACATCGGCAACAGCTTCGACATGGCCGACGGCAAGGTCGCGGTGGATGTCTGCGCCTACGAGACCATGTTCGATGGCCCGATGGTCGGACCATTCGGCAAGGGCAGGGGGCTGGAGCGGTGGATCATCGATCCGGCAGGCCGCACGGTCCGCTGCGAGACGCTGGATGGCCGCGCGCAGGAATTCCCGCGCCCGGACGAGCGCCGCTTCTGCTCCGATTACCGTTACCTCTGGTGCATCGGGATTCCGGGCGATGGCAAGCTCGACTTCCACGAAACATTGCCGCTGCTGCGGCATGACCTTACCTCGGGTGAGACGATCACTCGCGAGTTCGGCGGAGGCCGCGTGCCGGGCGAATTCGTCTTCGTCCCGCGCGAGGCCGATGCCCCCGAAGGCGATGGCTGGGTGATGGGCTACGTGGTCGACCCCGCCAAGGACGAGACCACCCTGGAAATCTGCGACGCCATGACGCTTGACACTGTCGCGGCGGTCCACATACCCCACCGTATCCCTCCCGGTTTTCACGGAAATTGGCTGCCAGCGTGA
- the tgt gene encoding tRNA guanosine(34) transglycosylase Tgt, producing MASERPRFEFTVAATDGKARTGTIAMRRGNIRTPAFMPVGTAATVKAMKPEAVRATGADIILGNTYHLMLRPGAERVARLGGLHEFMRWKRPILTDSGGYQVMSLSDLRKLTEEGVEFRSHLDGSRHMLTPERSMEIQRLLGSDIVMAFDECPRADRPLAEIEASMELSMRWAKRSRDAFDAGGEHAANAALFGIQQGALDKGLRERSAKALREIGFDGYAIGGLAVGEGQEAMFGVLDYAPDMLPEDAPRYLMGVGKPDDLVGAVERGVDMFDCVLPTRSGRNGQAFTWDGPVNLRNARHAEDKSPLDARCPCPTCTSYSRAYLHHLQKSGEILGAMLVTEHNLSFYQQLMQGMREAIAGGTFAAFAAKFRADYLG from the coding sequence ATGGCTTCTGAGCGGCCCCGCTTCGAATTCACCGTCGCGGCGACCGACGGCAAGGCGCGCACCGGCACCATCGCCATGCGCCGCGGGAATATCCGCACGCCGGCCTTCATGCCGGTGGGCACCGCCGCCACTGTAAAGGCGATGAAGCCGGAGGCCGTTCGCGCGACGGGGGCGGATATCATCCTCGGCAACACCTACCACCTGATGCTGCGCCCTGGCGCGGAGCGGGTGGCGCGGCTGGGCGGCCTGCACGAATTCATGCGCTGGAAGCGGCCGATCCTTACCGACAGTGGCGGCTACCAGGTGATGAGCCTGTCCGACCTGCGCAAGCTGACCGAGGAAGGCGTGGAGTTCCGCAGCCACCTCGATGGCTCCAGGCACATGCTGACGCCCGAACGCTCGATGGAAATCCAGCGCCTCCTTGGCTCCGACATCGTCATGGCCTTCGACGAATGCCCGCGCGCCGACCGGCCGCTGGCAGAGATCGAGGCAAGCATGGAATTGTCGATGCGCTGGGCAAAGCGCAGCCGGGATGCCTTCGACGCCGGCGGCGAACATGCCGCCAATGCGGCACTGTTCGGCATCCAGCAGGGCGCGCTCGACAAGGGGTTGCGCGAGCGGTCCGCCAAGGCGCTGCGCGAGATCGGCTTCGATGGTTATGCCATCGGCGGACTTGCCGTGGGCGAGGGGCAGGAGGCGATGTTCGGCGTGCTCGACTATGCGCCCGACATGCTGCCCGAGGATGCACCGCGCTACCTGATGGGAGTGGGCAAGCCGGACGACCTGGTCGGCGCGGTCGAGCGCGGGGTCGACATGTTCGACTGCGTGCTGCCGACGCGTTCCGGCCGCAACGGGCAGGCCTTCACCTGGGATGGCCCGGTCAATCTGCGCAATGCCCGCCATGCGGAAGACAAGTCGCCGCTGGATGCCCGCTGCCCGTGCCCGACCTGCACCAGCTATTCGCGCGCCTACCTGCACCACCTGCAGAAGTCGGGTGAGATCCTGGGTGCCATGCTGGTGACGGAGCACAACCTCAGCTTCTATCAGCAGCTGATGCAGGGGATGCGCGAGGCAATCGCTGGCGGAACCTTCGCCGCCTTCGCTGCGAAGTTCCGCGCCGATTACCTAGGCTGA
- the rpsD gene encoding 30S ribosomal protein S4, giving the protein MSKRTRAKHKLDRRMGENIWGRPNSPVNKRSYGPGQHGQRRKGKMSDFGLQLRAKQKLKGYYGDVTEKQFKATYKDASRMKGDTGMNLIGLLERRLDMIVYRAKFAPTIFAARQLVSHGHIKVNGVKCNVASRRCDVGDEISLGEKAKEMALVIEAQSLPEREIPDYVAVDGNDKVSFTRVPSLDEVPYPVQMEPNLVVEFYSR; this is encoded by the coding sequence ATGTCGAAGCGCACGCGCGCCAAGCACAAACTCGACCGCCGCATGGGCGAAAACATCTGGGGTCGCCCGAATTCCCCGGTCAACAAGCGCTCCTACGGTCCCGGCCAGCACGGCCAGCGCCGCAAGGGCAAGATGTCCGACTTCGGCCTGCAGCTTCGCGCCAAGCAGAAGCTGAAGGGCTACTACGGCGACGTCACCGAAAAGCAGTTCAAGGCGACCTACAAGGACGCGAGCCGCATGAAGGGCGACACTGGTATGAACCTGATCGGTCTGCTGGAACGCCGCCTGGACATGATCGTCTACCGCGCCAAGTTCGCGCCGACGATCTTCGCTGCTCGTCAGCTCGTTTCGCACGGCCACATCAAGGTCAACGGCGTGAAGTGCAACGTTGCCAGCCGTCGTTGCGACGTGGGCGACGAAATCTCGCTGGGTGAGAAGGCCAAGGAAATGGCACTGGTCATCGAAGCGCAGAGCCTGCCCGAGCGTGAAATTCCCGACTACGTCGCCGTCGACGGCAACGACAAGGTGAGCTTCACGCGCGTGCCGTCGCTCGACGAAGTGCCCTACCCGGTGCAGATGGAACCGAACCTGGTGGTCGAGTTCTACTCGCGCTGA
- a CDS encoding peptidylprolyl isomerase: MIRHIALSAIAAALTFTAAPAAAQDISLSPAVESTDSTNVENRALPIRVNFDMEEDPENILLLDLSTGERVAIRLVPEWAPNHVERIKTLTRDGFYNGVPFHRVIDGFMAQTGDPTGTGQGGSTLPDLEEEFNFLPHVRGTVSMARANEEDSANSQFFIVFYPRFALDRRYTNFGRVIDNMAAVDAIQRGEPPANPTRILQASIAADNVPQMMPTAPNAPRDEEITLDMLNAPLEE, from the coding sequence ATGATCCGCCACATCGCGTTGTCGGCCATCGCTGCCGCTCTTACCTTCACCGCCGCGCCCGCCGCCGCGCAGGACATCAGCCTGTCGCCGGCCGTTGAGAGCACTGATTCCACCAACGTGGAAAACCGCGCGCTGCCGATCCGCGTGAATTTCGACATGGAGGAGGATCCCGAGAACATCCTCCTGCTTGACCTGTCCACCGGAGAGCGTGTCGCCATCCGCCTGGTCCCCGAATGGGCGCCCAACCATGTCGAGCGGATCAAGACGTTGACGCGCGACGGCTTCTACAATGGCGTGCCCTTTCACCGCGTGATCGACGGCTTCATGGCGCAGACGGGTGACCCGACCGGCACCGGCCAGGGCGGCTCCACCCTTCCTGACCTGGAAGAGGAGTTCAACTTCCTTCCGCACGTGCGCGGCACCGTGTCGATGGCGCGCGCGAATGAAGAGGACAGCGCCAACAGCCAGTTCTTCATCGTCTTCTACCCGCGCTTCGCGCTGGATCGCCGCTATACCAACTTCGGCCGCGTGATCGACAACATGGCCGCCGTCGACGCCATCCAGCGCGGCGAGCCGCCGGCCAATCCGACGCGGATCCTGCAGGCTTCCATCGCCGCCGACAACGTGCCGCAGATGATGCCGACCGCGCCCAATGCGCCGCGCGACGAGGAAATCACGCTCGACATGCTCAACGCGCCGCTGGAAGAGTGA
- a CDS encoding exodeoxyribonuclease VII small subunit: protein MSETSPPIAEMSFEDALRSLEEVVRRLEGGEVPLDESIALYERGEALRRHCQARLDAAQERIEKIVAGPDGKPQGTAPFDAG, encoded by the coding sequence ATGAGTGAAACAAGCCCGCCGATTGCCGAGATGAGCTTCGAGGACGCGCTGCGTTCGCTGGAAGAGGTGGTTCGCCGCCTCGAAGGGGGCGAAGTGCCGCTCGACGAATCGATTGCGCTGTACGAGCGCGGCGAGGCGCTGCGGCGGCATTGCCAGGCGCGGCTCGACGCGGCGCAGGAGCGGATCGAGAAGATCGTCGCCGGTCCCGATGGCAAGCCGCAGGGCACCGCGCCCTTCGACGCAGGGTAA
- the coaD gene encoding pantetheine-phosphate adenylyltransferase, with product MAERIGLYPGTFDPVTLGHADIIRRGAKLVDRLVIGVTTNPSKNPMFSPAERMDMMRAEIDRLGLTNVEVRGFDALLMKFADHVGAGVIIRGLRAVADFEYEYQMAGMNQQLDASIETVFLMADISLQPIASKLVKEIAIYGGDIAPFVSPAVKELVTARVADIGRRGEL from the coding sequence ATGGCGGAGCGCATCGGCCTATATCCCGGCACTTTCGACCCGGTCACGCTGGGTCATGCCGACATCATCCGGCGCGGAGCCAAGCTGGTCGACCGGCTGGTGATCGGTGTCACCACCAACCCCAGCAAGAACCCCATGTTCTCTCCCGCAGAGCGGATGGACATGATGCGCGCCGAGATCGACCGGCTGGGCCTGACAAATGTCGAAGTGCGCGGGTTCGACGCGCTGCTGATGAAGTTCGCCGACCATGTTGGTGCGGGCGTCATCATCCGCGGCCTGCGTGCGGTGGCGGACTTCGAATACGAATACCAGATGGCGGGCATGAACCAGCAACTCGATGCGTCGATCGAGACGGTGTTCCTCATGGCCGATATCTCCTTGCAGCCCATCGCGTCCAAGCTGGTGAAGGAAATCGCCATCTACGGCGGCGACATCGCGCCGTTCGTGAGCCCGGCGGTGAAGGAGCTGGTGACTGCGCGCGTGGCCGATATCGGTCGGCGCGGGGAACTGTAA
- the queA gene encoding tRNA preQ1(34) S-adenosylmethionine ribosyltransferase-isomerase QueA — translation MRVDLFDFDLPQELIALRPARPRDAARMLVVKGDEPFADCGVLDLPKLLNPGDVLVFNDTRVIPAQLEGRRGEAKIGATLHKRLDLRRWQAFIRNAKRLREGDVVEFGAGVTAIAEKRHNDGSFTLAFEGDEPVELLLERAGRMPLPPYIAGKRDTDAQDREDYQTMFAQKDGAVAAPTAALHFTDRLVAALDEAGIKRETLTLHVGAGTFLPVKAEDTDDHQMHSEWGTIDAATADRLNAARAAGGRLIAVGTTSLRLLESAADEDGTIRPFAADTDIFITPGYRFRAVDGLMTNFHLPKSTLMMLVSALMGTERMQAAYAHAIGEGYRFYSYGDSSLLLP, via the coding sequence ATGCGGGTTGATCTTTTCGATTTCGACCTACCGCAGGAACTTATCGCGCTGCGTCCCGCGCGGCCGCGCGATGCTGCGCGCATGCTGGTAGTGAAGGGGGACGAACCCTTTGCCGATTGCGGTGTGCTCGACCTGCCGAAGCTGCTGAACCCGGGTGACGTCCTAGTGTTCAACGATACCCGCGTGATTCCGGCGCAGCTCGAGGGTCGGCGGGGCGAGGCGAAGATCGGTGCGACGCTGCACAAGCGGCTCGACCTGCGCCGGTGGCAAGCTTTCATCCGCAACGCCAAACGACTGCGCGAAGGCGACGTGGTGGAATTCGGCGCGGGCGTGACGGCGATTGCGGAAAAGCGCCACAACGATGGCAGTTTCACCCTGGCCTTCGAGGGTGACGAGCCGGTCGAGCTACTGCTGGAGCGGGCAGGGCGCATGCCGCTGCCGCCCTATATCGCGGGCAAGCGCGATACCGACGCGCAGGACCGCGAGGACTACCAGACCATGTTTGCGCAGAAGGACGGCGCCGTTGCCGCGCCGACGGCCGCGCTCCACTTCACGGACCGTCTGGTGGCGGCGCTGGACGAGGCGGGCATCAAGCGCGAGACGCTGACGCTGCATGTGGGCGCGGGCACCTTCCTGCCGGTCAAGGCAGAGGACACCGACGACCACCAGATGCACTCCGAATGGGGCACGATCGATGCCGCCACGGCGGATCGCCTGAATGCCGCGCGGGCAGCGGGCGGTCGCCTGATCGCCGTGGGCACCACCAGCCTGCGCCTGCTCGAAAGCGCGGCAGACGAGGACGGTACGATCCGGCCCTTCGCCGCCGACACGGATATCTTCATCACACCCGGTTATCGTTTCCGTGCGGTCGACGGGTTGATGACCAATTTCCACTTGCCCAAGTCGACGCTGATGATGCTGGTATCGGCACTGATGGGCACCGAGCGGATGCAGGCGGCCTACGCCCACGCCATCGGCGAGGGCTATCGCTTCTACAGCTACGGAGATTCGTCCCTGTTGCTTCCGTGA